One genomic segment of Synechocystis sp. LKSZ1 includes these proteins:
- a CDS encoding DUF1816 domain-containing protein → MLTSPSADDLQFILEIVVLPALSSCPGLQQTRSYYSLKVPLARLSNEIQRVHRDGGQIVRVMPSALLNPLLSPRSSLPWWIEIYTDYPRCLYYFGPFESLVEAQAHQAGFAEDLHQEGAESLVVQIKQCQPPILTQEW, encoded by the coding sequence ATGTTGACCAGTCCCAGTGCCGATGACCTGCAATTTATTCTCGAAATTGTTGTCCTGCCTGCCCTCTCCTCTTGCCCCGGCCTACAGCAAACTCGTAGTTATTACTCCCTAAAAGTGCCGTTGGCCCGACTGAGTAACGAAATCCAGCGGGTTCATCGCGACGGTGGCCAGATCGTTCGAGTAATGCCCAGTGCTCTCCTTAATCCCTTACTGTCACCCCGGTCAAGCCTCCCTTGGTGGATCGAAATTTACACCGACTATCCCCGTTGTCTCTACTACTTTGGCCCCTTTGAGAGTCTGGTCGAGGCCCAAGCACACCAAGCCGGTTTCGCAGAAGACCTACACCAGGAAGGAGCGGAGTCCCTGGTTGTGCAAATTAAGCAATGCCAACCGCCCATTTTGACCCAGGAATGGTGA
- a CDS encoding phycobiliprotein lyase — protein MDAMEFFLKSAGTWQSQRTTHHLAFRRAETGTSEIFVEALGADHPKIIEICQLHQVDPALAVGGAFVRWESTMAWDKEDENHEGTTVFALIPQVDNPRQGQLLRERGYAEIVPIAGQYHLDEEDALVLVTEYETMTTIERFWFVNANMRLRTSTVQRFGGFNTATFCTEMRTTSTASAAPEEAVTAYEQLSGW, from the coding sequence ATGGATGCCATGGAGTTTTTTTTGAAAAGTGCTGGCACGTGGCAATCCCAGCGCACCACCCATCATTTGGCCTTTCGCCGTGCCGAAACGGGTACTTCCGAAATTTTTGTGGAGGCTCTGGGGGCCGACCACCCCAAAATCATCGAAATTTGTCAACTTCATCAGGTTGATCCGGCCCTGGCCGTCGGCGGGGCCTTTGTCCGTTGGGAAAGTACCATGGCCTGGGACAAAGAAGATGAAAACCATGAAGGGACAACGGTTTTTGCCCTGATTCCTCAGGTGGATAATCCCCGTCAAGGCCAACTGCTGCGAGAACGCGGTTACGCCGAAATTGTCCCCATTGCGGGCCAGTACCACCTAGACGAAGAAGATGCCCTGGTGCTCGTGACTGAGTACGAAACCATGACCACCATCGAGCGTTTTTGGTTCGTCAATGCCAACATGCGCCTGAGAACCAGTACTGTCCAGCGTTTTGGCGGATTTAACACCGCTACCTTCTGCACGGAAATGCGAACAACAAGTACTGCCAGTGCTGCTCCAGAAGAAGCCGTAACCGCCTACGAACAACTCAGTGGCTGGTAA
- a CDS encoding phycobilisome rod-core linker polypeptide yields MAIPLINYAPKSQNVRVAGYDIGGDEKPTVFTTENLLSSSDMDNLIEAAYRQIFFHAFKWDREKILESQLRNGQLTVRDFIRGLLLSKTFRDSFYDKNSNYRFVEHCVQKVLGRDVYGEREKIAWSIVVATKGLQGFVDDLLNSDEYLSNFGYDTVPYQRRRNLPGREAGEIPFNIKSPRYDAYHRRQLGFPQIVWQNEVRRFVPQDKKAKAGDPVNFLAMARSINPSANTIPKISALNINIEASVPRR; encoded by the coding sequence TTGGCTATTCCGCTTATAAATTACGCCCCCAAAAGCCAGAACGTACGAGTTGCTGGCTACGACATTGGTGGTGATGAAAAACCCACTGTTTTTACGACGGAAAACCTGCTCTCTTCGTCCGATATGGACAATCTGATCGAAGCGGCCTACCGTCAAATTTTCTTCCATGCCTTTAAGTGGGACAGGGAAAAGATCCTAGAATCCCAACTCCGCAATGGCCAATTGACCGTGCGCGACTTTATCCGCGGCCTCTTGCTCTCCAAAACCTTCCGCGATAGCTTCTACGACAAAAATAGTAACTATCGCTTCGTTGAGCATTGTGTTCAAAAGGTTCTGGGTCGGGATGTCTACGGTGAACGGGAAAAAATTGCCTGGTCTATTGTCGTCGCCACCAAAGGTCTTCAAGGGTTTGTGGATGACCTCCTCAATAGCGACGAGTATCTGAGCAATTTCGGCTACGATACCGTTCCCTACCAACGTCGTCGTAATTTGCCGGGCAGAGAAGCTGGAGAAATCCCCTTCAATATCAAATCTCCCCGTTACGATGCTTACCACCGTCGTCAGTTGGGCTTCCCCCAAATCGTCTGGCAAAACGAAGTTCGTCGCTTTGTTCCCCAGGACAAAAAGGCCAAAGCCGGCGATCCCGTCAATTTCTTGGCCATGGCTCGGAGCATCAACCCCTCCGCCAATACCATTCCCAAGATCTCTGCCTTAAACATTAACATCGAAGCCTCGGTTCCCCGTCGCTAG
- a CDS encoding TIGR04376 family protein — translation MGVLDDFSRFLETRLEEFLQNNPHLELQALLEQLREQEQDTRNLLTSLEAQKQRQEQDLLALAQDIQLWHDRIAKAQQAGRQDLAEAAQEREAALLRQGNLLWGQMEGSRTRLSQSQALLAQIQSRQKEIQSKAEQMKAQPSPPPNRDTTGWNQGGQYSQYKRAKDPLEAAFQDWELDEELERLKQNTRR, via the coding sequence ATGGGTGTATTAGACGATTTCAGTCGCTTTCTCGAAACTCGCCTCGAAGAATTTTTACAAAACAATCCCCATCTAGAACTTCAGGCCCTGCTCGAGCAATTGCGGGAACAGGAACAGGATACTCGCAACCTATTAACCAGCCTAGAAGCCCAAAAACAGCGCCAGGAACAAGACCTACTGGCCCTGGCCCAGGATATTCAACTTTGGCATGATCGCATTGCCAAGGCCCAACAGGCAGGTCGTCAAGATTTGGCCGAGGCCGCCCAGGAACGGGAAGCGGCCCTTCTGCGTCAGGGCAATCTTCTCTGGGGACAGATGGAAGGGAGCCGCACCCGCTTGAGCCAATCCCAGGCCCTCTTGGCCCAAATCCAGAGCCGTCAAAAAGAGATACAAAGCAAAGCAGAACAGATGAAGGCTCAACCAAGCCCACCGCCCAATCGAGATACCACGGGTTGGAATCAAGGGGGCCAGTACAGTCAGTATAAACGGGCCAAGGATCCCCTAGAAGCGGCTTTTCAGGATTGGGAGCTCGATGAGGAGTTGGAACGCCTCAAACAGAATACCCGTCGATAG
- a CDS encoding response regulator: MMTTSLPKTYLPVQLLQTLEANQATGKLTIQNPFDEFVTWQVYLGDGKIHFANSGVGIRERMQYLLGYHLQQQQDLPEQVSHDYSHLYHLWRRGIFSLQQTRSILTRFTQEALVQILALPQSTCFFNDQETLEDPFLKFELDKVMAPLKHKVKFWQALHTEISSPFQRPLVEDWGKIKASLSQHCQRDNQWLAQFNRGLTDLSCLYNLASRTHTNVLELALLLRPQVQQGGIKMLPYQDIQVDRRPLIVSINHRPALQRMVQATLDHNGFKTLCLQESLTALAVVMSQKPSAVLVEADMPGLNGYELCRLIRQSLPVKETPVILLTPQASLVDRIQGKLAQASAYLEKPFLPQELLTVVEAQLMTFPLAS, encoded by the coding sequence ATGATGACAACCTCCCTACCCAAAACTTATCTTCCTGTCCAACTTCTGCAAACCCTAGAAGCTAATCAAGCCACGGGAAAGCTGACTATTCAAAACCCCTTCGACGAATTTGTCACTTGGCAAGTTTATTTGGGGGATGGCAAGATTCATTTTGCTAACAGCGGCGTAGGCATCAGAGAAAGGATGCAATATCTCCTCGGCTATCATCTGCAACAACAGCAGGACTTACCCGAACAGGTCAGCCATGATTACTCGCACCTCTACCATCTATGGCGTAGGGGGATCTTTTCTCTGCAACAAACACGCTCTATCCTGACTCGCTTCACCCAGGAAGCTTTGGTTCAGATTCTAGCCCTTCCCCAATCGACCTGTTTTTTTAATGACCAAGAAACCCTCGAAGACCCTTTCTTAAAGTTTGAGCTAGATAAGGTAATGGCCCCCCTAAAGCACAAAGTCAAGTTTTGGCAGGCCCTTCATACAGAAATTAGTTCACCATTTCAGCGTCCTCTCGTTGAAGATTGGGGCAAAATCAAAGCTTCACTGAGTCAGCATTGCCAACGGGATAACCAATGGCTTGCTCAATTCAATCGGGGCTTGACCGACCTATCCTGTCTCTATAATTTGGCCAGTCGGACTCATACCAATGTTCTGGAGTTGGCCCTTTTGCTTCGGCCCCAAGTTCAGCAGGGTGGAATCAAAATGCTTCCCTACCAAGACATTCAGGTAGACCGTCGGCCCTTGATTGTGTCGATCAATCATCGTCCTGCCCTACAGCGCATGGTACAGGCAACACTGGATCATAATGGCTTCAAAACGCTCTGTCTACAGGAATCCTTAACCGCATTGGCAGTGGTCATGAGTCAAAAACCCAGTGCTGTTCTCGTAGAGGCGGATATGCCCGGCCTTAATGGCTACGAACTCTGTCGCTTAATCCGTCAATCTCTTCCGGTCAAGGAAACCCCAGTGATTTTACTGACTCCGCAGGCCAGCTTAGTGGACCGCATCCAAGGGAAATTGGCCCAGGCCTCGGCTTACCTCGAGAAGCCCTTTCTTCCCCAGGAACTGTTAACAGTTGTTGAAGCACAACTGATGACCTTCCCGTTGGCCAGCTAG
- a CDS encoding response regulator transcription factor has product MPFQVLIVEDERLVAQHIAHLIKDNEYQVCGTVSDGEIALKKVVELRPDLILLDICIKGKLDGIEVAEQIQSLYAIPIIFLTAFSDTETLKRAQAINPAGYVVKPFRREQLLSSMAIALAQPAQNAEVPAQKTAEDLAAAPYRLQATLAYIEAHLDKSITIEFLSGAIGMSPAYFCRFFQKEMGCSPYQFIIQSRIQRAKELLKQRELSISDIALRCGFTSHSQLTHHFRNLTGLTPRDFRHSLASKT; this is encoded by the coding sequence ATGCCCTTTCAAGTGCTGATTGTTGAAGACGAACGATTGGTTGCTCAACATATTGCCCACTTAATTAAAGATAATGAATATCAAGTCTGTGGGACGGTATCTGATGGCGAAATAGCGCTTAAAAAAGTGGTTGAATTACGGCCTGACCTTATTCTCTTAGATATTTGTATTAAGGGTAAATTAGATGGGATTGAAGTGGCTGAACAAATTCAGTCTCTTTATGCTATTCCAATTATTTTTCTCACGGCTTTTTCTGATACTGAAACGCTGAAGCGGGCCCAGGCGATTAATCCCGCTGGTTATGTGGTTAAACCCTTCCGTCGTGAGCAACTTCTGTCTAGTATGGCTATTGCCCTGGCCCAGCCGGCCCAAAACGCTGAGGTTCCAGCCCAGAAAACCGCCGAAGATCTAGCCGCGGCTCCCTATCGTTTACAGGCAACTCTGGCCTATATCGAAGCACACCTCGATAAAAGCATCACCATTGAATTTCTTTCGGGAGCAATCGGGATGAGTCCAGCCTATTTTTGTCGTTTTTTTCAGAAAGAAATGGGATGCTCGCCCTACCAATTTATTATCCAGAGCCGGATCCAACGGGCTAAGGAACTCCTCAAACAACGGGAGCTTTCCATTAGCGATATTGCTCTACGCTGTGGTTTTACCTCCCATAGCCAACTCACCCACCATTTCCGTAATCTCACTGGCCTGACGCCGAGGGATTTCCGTCATTCCCTGGCCAGCAAGACTTAA